From a region of the Acanthochromis polyacanthus isolate Apoly-LR-REF ecotype Palm Island chromosome 3, KAUST_Apoly_ChrSc, whole genome shotgun sequence genome:
- the LOC110953999 gene encoding collagen alpha-1(XI) chain, with the protein MMDRWSPVRETWLLLLLVATLFYTSRAANPIDVLKVLELSENMEGVSLEAGLCTSRKGREETDLSFKINRKIQLSAPTSQLFPDLPFPVDFSVMTTVRAVKGSQVFLLSLYDSQGTQQLGVEIGRSPVFLYEDHEGNPSPELYPTFRKINLADGKWHRVAYSVEGQSVTLYLDCVKVDTLDLLRGHDPQVSIEGVTVFGTRLLDEDVFEGDIQQLLLVDDPRAAETYCQDYIPDCDAPLPYDSILTEAEEVEGTPKKRVQEFEEFDYSDLYEDLSVSTVTAGSNVTEYEIVEYEDYDNSTNYYHVNEYEYEEEYDDDRYGPAERERETVLNTQQDLPEKGQKGEPGVLGLGTQITGPYGPSGPEGEAGPPGVTGPVGPRGDPGELGPPGRPGLNGADGIPGPPGNIMLIPFQSGGDPRTGAVVSAQEAQAQAILQQTKLAMKGPPGPLGLRGRPGPLGSPGPSGLKGTNGEMGPLGPPGLPGIPGQNGRPGKRGRGGADGGRGAIGETGAKGDRGFDGLPGLPGNKGHKGDRGKPGPVGPSGEPGEKGSEGPPGPRGQPGDAGSRGLNGPRGRPGPPGQPGIRGIDGVQGSKGNIGQPGDTGAPGQQGNPGILGFPGPQGLVGLPGEKGPQGKKGMQGLSGNDGPPGHPGREGTPGEKGLPGPSGVQGPVGYPGQRGVKGADGIRGLKGSKGEKGEDGFPGAKGEMGAKGDVGDNGVPGGRGEDGPEGPKGQMGPQGDAGPSGTPGEKGKLGVPGLPGYPGRLGPKGAEGFPGVVGAAGEKGKKGPAGQPGSAGQRGPNGARGGRGARGPTGKSGEKGTSGHDGPPGSPGERGPQGPQGRNGEPGPKGSSGPGGKDGLPGHPGQRGEPGFQGKTGPPGPSGVVGPQGKSGESGPTGDRGHPGAPGVPGEHGLPGAAGKEGGKGDPGLPGTSGKNGPTGLKGFRGSRGAPGLMGPPGLKGGSGPSGSAGVIGPSGERGPPGPAGAIGQPGRAGSIGGPGPMGEKGEPGEKGPIGPAGQDGDQGPVGMPGATGPAGPPGDDGDKGEQGGPGQKGSKGDKGEAGPPGPTGTQGPVGQPGLPGVDGLSGPRGQQGMYGPKGDEGLRGFKGSRGPIGLQGMPGLPGEKGDSGHVGLMGPPGQQGPTGAQGPIGGQGPNGRPGMIGQPGVVGEKGEDGEAGDPGPVGVPGRLGDKGDQGEKGDTGPSGAAGPPGTRGITGEDGAKGNAGPIGLTGDLGQQGEAGPNGVDGLPGSKGDTGEPGKSGPPGAAGEPGPAGAPGRRGHLGKPGKEGKTGLKGAKGAAGLEGPIGKTGPVGGQGHPGKPGPQGLRGIPGPAGEQGLNGPPGQTGPPGPMGPPGLPGLKGDPGKKGDKGHGGLIGLIGPPGDLGEKGDRGLPGNQGLLGPKGDEGPVGTSGPPGPPGPTGLSGAIGLKGSKGNQGPIGPRGDTGPAGPPGPPGLPAAGISPLPERGRIRRTDTSVDGTALENEEEEAVNGGEEGWMQGDQAAQNSWMKEKEGQGMEEVFASLSSMKVEVEGLRNPQGTYHSPARTCKELWLLHPELPSGEYWIDPNQGCHRDSFKVFCNFTAQGETCLYPDKKFQSVKLGAWKGEKPGTWYSKFRKGKQFSYSGVDAVPVHVVQLNFLKLLSATAKQTFTYHCLNSAAWLHTATYNHQHALRFRGSNGEELTHENTHYISALYDGCQTRSGQERTVLEFDAPLSNTLPIIDVAVSDFGNGNQKFGFQVGPICYNG; encoded by the exons cCAACCCCATTGATGTCTTGAAGGTCCTGGAGCTGTCGGAGAACATGGAGGGCGTGTCGCTGGAGGCAGGACTGTGCACCAGCAGGAAGGGACGAGAGGAGACGGACCTCTCCTTTAAAATCAACAGGAAGATTCAACTGAGCGCGCCCACCAGTCAGCTCTTCCCCG ATTTGCCATTTCCTGTGGATTTCTCAGTGATGACAACAGTGAGGGCTGTAAAAGGCTCACAGGTGTTTCTTCTCTCCCTGTATGACTCACAG GGCACACAGCAGCTGGGTGTGGAGATCGGCCGGTCTCCTGTATTCCTGTATGAGGACCACGAGGGTAATCCGTCCCCAGAGCTTTACCCCACCTTCAGAAAGATCAACCTGGCTGATGGCAA GTGGCACAGAGTAGCCTACAGCGTGGAGGGCCAGTCAGTGACCCTCTACCTGGACTGTGTAAAGGTGGACACCCTGGACCTGCTCAGAGGTCACGACCCCCAGGTCAGCATCGAGGGTGTGACCGTGTTCGGAACACGCCTGCTGGACGAGGATGTGTTTGAG GGAGACATCCAGCAGCTGCTGCTCGTCGACGACCCCAGAGCCGCAGAGACGTACTGTCAAGACTACATCCCCGACTGTGATGCACCTTTACCTTACGACAGCATATTAACGGAGGCTGAGGAG GTGGAGGGAACCCCCAAGAAACGTGTCCAAGAGTTCGAGGAGTTCGATTACAGCGACCTCTATGAAGACCTTTCTGTTTCCACGGTGACTGCAGGTTCTAATGTCACCGAGTACGAG ATTGTAGAGTACGAGGACTATGACAACTCGACAAATTACTACCACGTTAACGAGTACGAATATGAGGAAGAATACGATGATGATCGCTACGGACCAGCGGAGAGAGAACGAGAGACCGTTCTGAACACACAG CAGGATTTACCAGAGAAAGGACAGAAGGGAGAGCCAGGCGTTTTGGGACTG GGAACACAGATAACGGGACCATATGGGCCTTCAGGACCTGAG GGAGAGGCAGGACCTCCTGGAGTCACAGGACCAGTGGGACCTCGAGGAGACCCCGGCGAGCTG GGTCCTCCAGGGCGGCCAGGCCTTAATGGAGCTGATGGGATACCAGGTCCCCCGGGAAACATCATGCTCATACCG TTCCAGTCAGGTGGTGATCCAAGGACAGGCGCTGTGGTTTCTGCACAGGAGGCTCAGGCTCAGGCCATCCTGCAGCAGACCAAG CTGGCTATGAAGGGACCTCCGGGGCCACTTGGCCTCAGGGGCCGACCTGGACCGCTG GGCTCACCTGGTCCTTCGGGCCTGAAGGGGACCAATGGTGAGATGGGGCCACTG GGCCCTCCAGGACTGCCAGGTATTCCAGGTCAGAACGGACGACCTGGGAAACGG GGTCGAGGGGGTGCAGATGGAGGCCGTGGCGCAATAGGAGAGACTGGAGCAAAG GGGGACAGGGGTTTTGACGGCTTGCCTGGTCTCCCTGGAAACAAAGGGCATAAA GGTGACAGGGGGAAGCCAGGTCCCGTAGGTCCTTCAGGAGAGCCGGGAGAAAAG GGTTCTGAGGGACCACCTGGGCCAAGAGGACAACCGGGCGATGCT GGTTCCAGAGGCCTAAACGGTCCCAGAGGTCGCCCTGGTCCTCCAGGCCAGCCA GGCATTCGAGGAATCGATGGGGTTCAAGGTTCAAAGGGAAACATA GGGCAGCCAGGAGACACTGGAGCACCAGGACAACAAGGCAACCCTGGAATCCTG GGTTTTCCTGGTCCTCAGGGGTTAGTCGGGCTGCCAGGAGAGAAG GGGCCTCAAGGGAAGAAAGGGATGCAAGGTTTATCTGGAAACGACGGGCCCCCT GGTCACCCAGGAAGAGAAGGTACTCCGGGTGAAAAAGGACTGCCG GGTCCTTCAGGAGTGCAGGGGCCTGTTGGATACCCTGGGCAGCGAGGAGTTAAG GGAGCAGATGGAATCAGAGGATTAAAGGGAAGCAAAGGCGAGAAG GGAGAAGATGGCTTTCCAGGTGCCAAAGGGGAGATGGGAGCAAAGGGAGACGTTGGGGACAATGGAGTTCCAGGAGGCCGAGGGGAAGATGGGCCTGAGGGGCCCAAAGGACAGATGGGTCCACAGGGAGATGCTGGTCCTTCTGGTACTCCTGGAGAGAAG GGGAAACTGGGAGTTCCAGGGCTGCCAGGCTATCCAGGACGTCTGGGACCGAAG GGTGCTGAAGGATTCCCTGGTGTAGTGGGAGCTGCGGGAGAGAAGGGCAAGAAA GGTCCTGCAGGACAACCAGGCAGCGCAGGCCAGAGGGGTCCAAAT GGTGCACGAGGTGGCAGGGGGGCAAGAGGGCCAACTGGAAAATCTGGAGAAAAG GGAACCTCAGGACATGATGGGCCCCCAGGATCTCCTGGAGAGAGG GGACCTCAAGGGCCTCAAGGAAGGAATGGAGAGCCAGGACCAAAAGGATCAAGT GGTCCGGGTGGGAAGGATGGACTTCCAGGTCACCCAGGTCAGAGAGGAGAGCCG GGATTCCAAGGTAAAACGGGGCCTCCAGGACCTTCAGGTGTGGTGGGACCACAG GGGAAATCAGGAGAGTCCGGCCCAACAGGGGATCGGGGTCATCCAGGAGCACCGGGTGTGCCTGGAGAGCACGGTTTACCAGGGGCTGCTGGGAAGGAGGGTGGAAAG GGTGATCCAGGTTTACCAGGGACATCTGGAAAGAATGGTCCCACAGGACTGAAAGGGTTCAGGGGAAGCAGGGGAGCACCTGGGCTTATG GGACCACCTGGTCTGAAAGGAGGATCAGGACCAAGTGGATCTGCAGGAGTCATC GGGCCATCGGGTGAGAGGGGCCCTCCAGGACCAGCCGGAGCCATTGGACAGCCTGGCCGGGCCGGATCGATTGGAGGACCTGGACCAATGGGAGAGAAGGGGGAACCT GGAGAGAAGGGTCCGATTGGACCAGCAGGTCAGGATGGAGATCAGGGGCCTGTTGGGATGCCTGGAGCTACTGGCCCTGCAGGACCTCCAGGGGATGATGGGGATAAG GGAGAGCAGGGAGGACCTGGGCAGAAAGGCAGTAAAGGAGACAAAGGGGAAGCA GGGCCCCCAGGCCCCACCGGCACTCAGGGGCCAGTCGGTCAGCCAGGACTTCCA GGTGTAGATGGACTATCAGGTCCCCGGGGCCAGCAGGGCATGTACGGTCCTAAAGGAGATGAGGGACTCCGCGGCTTCAAGGGCTCCAGAGGACCAATAGGATTACAG GGCATGCCTGGCCTTCCAGGAGAAAAGGGTGACAGTGGACATGTGGGACTAATG GGTCCACCTGGGCAACAAGGCCCGACTGGTGCTCAAGGGCCTATTGGAGGACAG GGCCCGAATGGTCGACCAGGGATGATAGGACAGCCTGGTGTAGTTGGGGAGAAG GGAGAGGACGGCGAGGCTGGTGACCCCGGACCAGTCGGTGTTCCAGGAAGGCTA GGAGACAAAGGAGACCAGGGGGAGAAAGGAGACACTGGCCCCTCAGGAGCAGCTGGTCCTCCAGGAACCAGGGGTATCACAGGGGAGGACGGAGCCAAGGGCAACGCT GGTCCTATAGGTTTGACTGGAGACCTCGGACAGCAGGGAGAAGCTGGACCCAAT GGTGTAGACGGCCTTCCCGGATCTAAAGGAGACACAGGAGAGCCTGGAAAATCT GGACCACcaggagcagcaggagaacCTGGACCAGCTGGAGCCCCTGGGCGAAgg GGCCACTTGGGGAAACCagggaaagaaggaaaaacaggtCTGAAAGGAGCGAAG GGTGCGGCGGGTTTGGAGGGTCCCATTGGGAAGACAGGGCCTGTAGGGGGCCAGGGGCACCCTGGCAAGCCTGGTCCCCAGGGTCTCAGAGGAATCCCTGGCCCTGCA ggCGAGCAGGGTTTAAATGGACCACCAGGCCAAACTGGACCACCAGGCCCCATG GGCCCACCAGGTTTACCAGGACTTAAGGGAGACCCTGGAAAGAAGGGAGACAAG GGTCACGGTGGTCTAATAGGTCTGATAGGGCCACCAGGAGACCTTGGAGAGAAGGGTGACAGAGGGCTACCAGGAAACCAGGGACTGCTGGGTCCCAAAGGAGATGAG GGTCCAGTTGGCACATCAGGTCCCCCCGGCCCCCCTGGCCCCACGGGTCTGTCT GGTGCTATAGGTCTAAAGGGCTCTAAAGGAAACCAG ggtCCGATTGGCCCCAGAGGAGACACTGGACCAGCAGgacctcctggacctcct GGCCTACCAGCAGCTGGGATATCACCTCTGCCAGAGCGAGGGAGGATAAGGAGAACCGACACCTCGGTGGATGGTACTGCACTTgaaaatgaggaggaggaggcggtaaatggaggagaggaggggtggATGCAAGGCGACCAGGCAGCACAGAACAGCTGGATGAAGGAGAAGGAGGGCCAAGGCATGGAGGAAGTGTTTGCATCTCTGTCCTCTATGAAAGTGGAGGTGGAGGGTCTGCGTAACCCACAGGGAACGTACCACAGCCCCGCCCGCACCTGCAAAGAGCTCTGGCTCCTCCACCCAGAGCTCCCCAGCG GTGAGTACTGGATAGATCCTAACCAGGGTTGCCACAGAGATTCCTTCAAGGTGTTTTGTAACTTCACTGCACAGGGAGAGACATGTCTGTACCCTGACAAGAAGTTTCAGTCG GTAAAGCTGGGGGCCTGGAAAGGGGAGAAGCCTGGCACCTGGTACAGTAAATTCAGGAAAGGAAAACAG